One Solea senegalensis isolate Sse05_10M linkage group LG13, IFAPA_SoseM_1, whole genome shotgun sequence DNA segment encodes these proteins:
- the rps6kb1a gene encoding ribosomal protein S6 kinase beta-1 isoform X2, protein MAGVFDIDLDQPDEKVSDDELEDGGQLKNSVNKGTEQIRPECFELLKVLGKGGYGKVFQVRKVSGATSGKIFAMKVLKKAMIVRNAKDTAHTKAERNILEEVKHPFIVDLIYAFQTGGKLYLILEYLSGGELFMQLEREGIFMEDTACFYLAEISMALGHLHQKGIIYRDLKPENIMLNNNGHVKLTDFGLCKESIHDGTVTHTFCGTIEYMAPEILMRSGHNRAVDWWSLGALMYDMLTGAPPFTGENRKKTIDKILKCKLNLPPYLTQEARDLLKKLLKRNASMRLGAGPGDAAEVQAHAFFRHINWDDLLARKVEPPFRPFLQSADDVSQFDSKFTSQTPVDSPDDSTLSESANQIFLGFTYVAPSVLENVKEKFSFEPKVRSPRKFPGSPRTPVSPVKFARGDCWPRGPTLMGSSSLLSPASGEQQMDGSAVEQMDTSSSGASEASAPLPIRHPSGMNAGLYKKQAYPMNSKRPEHLRMNL, encoded by the exons ATGGCCGGGGTTTTCGACATCGATTTGGATCAACCGGATGAGAAAGTCTCTGACGACGAACTTGAGGACGGG GGCCAGCTCA AGAACAGCGTGAACAAGGGAACAGAGCAGATCAGGCCTGAATGCTTTGAGCTGCTGAAAGTTTTGGGAAAAGGTGGCTATGGAAAG GTGTTTCAAGTTCGGAAGGTATCTGGTGCAACGTCTGGGAAGATCTTTGCAATGAAAGTTTTGAAGAAG GCCATGATCGTACGTAATGCTAAGGACACAGCACACACCAAAGCTGAGAGGAACATTCTGGAGGAGGTGAAGCATCCTTTCATTGTGGACCTTATCTATGCCTTCCAGACAGGTGGAAAGTTGTACCTCATTCTGGAGTATCTGAGTG GAGGAGAGCTGTTCATGCAACTGGAAAGAGAGGGCATCTTTATGGAAGACACAGCATG TTTTTACCTGGCTGAGATCTCGATGGCACTGGGTCACTTGCACCAGAAGGGCATCATCTACAGAGACCTGAAACCTGAGAACATCATGCTCAACAACAACG ggCATGTGAAGTTGACAGACTTTGGTCTATGCAAAGAGTCCATCCATGACGGAACAGTCACCCACACCTTCTGTGGAACTATTGAATACAT GGCTCCAGAGATCCTAATGAGGAGTGGACATAACCGGGCAGTGGACTGGTGGAGTCTGGGAGCTCTCATGTATGACATGCTAACAGGCGCA CCACCATTCACTGGGGAAAACCGAAAGAAGACAATTGACAAAATCTTGAAATGCAAACTTAATCTCCCACCTTACCTCACACAAGAAGCCAGGGACCTTCTGAAAAAG CTGCTGAAACGAAATGCCTCAATGAGACTCGGAGCTGGACCTGGTGATGCTGCTGAGGTCCAG GCTCACGCGTTCTTCCGACACATAAATTGGGATGACCTCCTTGCTCGCAAAGTAGAGCCTCCATTTAGACCTTTCCtg CAATCGGCTGATGACGTCAGCCAGTTTGACTCCAAGTTCACCAGCCAGACTCCAGTAGACAGCCCTGATGACTCCACACTCAGTGAAAGTGCCAATCAAATCTTCCTG GGTTTCACATATGTAGCCCCATCTGTGCTGGAAAACGTCAAAGAGAAGTTCTCGTTCGAACCAAAAGTCCGCTCACCACGGAAGTTCCCAGGAAGCCCAAGAACACCTGTGAG TCCGGTGAAGTTTGCGAGAGGAGACTGTTGGCCCAGAGGACCCACGCTGATGGGCAGCTCATCCCTGCTGTCACCAGCCTCTGGAGAGCAACAGATGGACGGTTCCGCTGTGGAGCAAATGGACACGAGCAGCAGCGGCGCCTCCGAGGCCTCTGCACCACTTCCCATCAGGCACCCTTCAGGCATGAATGCTGGGCTTTACAAGAAGCAGGCCTACCCCATGAACTCCAAGCGACCTGAACATCTACGCATGAATCTATGA
- the rps6kb1a gene encoding ribosomal protein S6 kinase beta-1 isoform X1 has protein sequence MAGVFDIDLDQPDEKVSDDELEDGGQLSEYMDQCTGFDFNMDDCEKFEISENSVNKGTEQIRPECFELLKVLGKGGYGKVFQVRKVSGATSGKIFAMKVLKKAMIVRNAKDTAHTKAERNILEEVKHPFIVDLIYAFQTGGKLYLILEYLSGGELFMQLEREGIFMEDTACFYLAEISMALGHLHQKGIIYRDLKPENIMLNNNGHVKLTDFGLCKESIHDGTVTHTFCGTIEYMAPEILMRSGHNRAVDWWSLGALMYDMLTGAPPFTGENRKKTIDKILKCKLNLPPYLTQEARDLLKKLLKRNASMRLGAGPGDAAEVQAHAFFRHINWDDLLARKVEPPFRPFLQSADDVSQFDSKFTSQTPVDSPDDSTLSESANQIFLGFTYVAPSVLENVKEKFSFEPKVRSPRKFPGSPRTPVSPVKFARGDCWPRGPTLMGSSSLLSPASGEQQMDGSAVEQMDTSSSGASEASAPLPIRHPSGMNAGLYKKQAYPMNSKRPEHLRMNL, from the exons ATGGCCGGGGTTTTCGACATCGATTTGGATCAACCGGATGAGAAAGTCTCTGACGACGAACTTGAGGACGGG GGCCAGCTCAGTGAGTACATGGACCAGTGCACTGGCTTTGACTT TAACATGGATGACTGTGAGAAGTTTGAAATTTCAGAGAACAGCGTGAACAAGGGAACAGAGCAGATCAGGCCTGAATGCTTTGAGCTGCTGAAAGTTTTGGGAAAAGGTGGCTATGGAAAG GTGTTTCAAGTTCGGAAGGTATCTGGTGCAACGTCTGGGAAGATCTTTGCAATGAAAGTTTTGAAGAAG GCCATGATCGTACGTAATGCTAAGGACACAGCACACACCAAAGCTGAGAGGAACATTCTGGAGGAGGTGAAGCATCCTTTCATTGTGGACCTTATCTATGCCTTCCAGACAGGTGGAAAGTTGTACCTCATTCTGGAGTATCTGAGTG GAGGAGAGCTGTTCATGCAACTGGAAAGAGAGGGCATCTTTATGGAAGACACAGCATG TTTTTACCTGGCTGAGATCTCGATGGCACTGGGTCACTTGCACCAGAAGGGCATCATCTACAGAGACCTGAAACCTGAGAACATCATGCTCAACAACAACG ggCATGTGAAGTTGACAGACTTTGGTCTATGCAAAGAGTCCATCCATGACGGAACAGTCACCCACACCTTCTGTGGAACTATTGAATACAT GGCTCCAGAGATCCTAATGAGGAGTGGACATAACCGGGCAGTGGACTGGTGGAGTCTGGGAGCTCTCATGTATGACATGCTAACAGGCGCA CCACCATTCACTGGGGAAAACCGAAAGAAGACAATTGACAAAATCTTGAAATGCAAACTTAATCTCCCACCTTACCTCACACAAGAAGCCAGGGACCTTCTGAAAAAG CTGCTGAAACGAAATGCCTCAATGAGACTCGGAGCTGGACCTGGTGATGCTGCTGAGGTCCAG GCTCACGCGTTCTTCCGACACATAAATTGGGATGACCTCCTTGCTCGCAAAGTAGAGCCTCCATTTAGACCTTTCCtg CAATCGGCTGATGACGTCAGCCAGTTTGACTCCAAGTTCACCAGCCAGACTCCAGTAGACAGCCCTGATGACTCCACACTCAGTGAAAGTGCCAATCAAATCTTCCTG GGTTTCACATATGTAGCCCCATCTGTGCTGGAAAACGTCAAAGAGAAGTTCTCGTTCGAACCAAAAGTCCGCTCACCACGGAAGTTCCCAGGAAGCCCAAGAACACCTGTGAG TCCGGTGAAGTTTGCGAGAGGAGACTGTTGGCCCAGAGGACCCACGCTGATGGGCAGCTCATCCCTGCTGTCACCAGCCTCTGGAGAGCAACAGATGGACGGTTCCGCTGTGGAGCAAATGGACACGAGCAGCAGCGGCGCCTCCGAGGCCTCTGCACCACTTCCCATCAGGCACCCTTCAGGCATGAATGCTGGGCTTTACAAGAAGCAGGCCTACCCCATGAACTCCAAGCGACCTGAACATCTACGCATGAATCTATGA
- the rps6kb1a gene encoding ribosomal protein S6 kinase beta-1 isoform X3 produces MKVLKKAMIVRNAKDTAHTKAERNILEEVKHPFIVDLIYAFQTGGKLYLILEYLSGGELFMQLEREGIFMEDTACFYLAEISMALGHLHQKGIIYRDLKPENIMLNNNGHVKLTDFGLCKESIHDGTVTHTFCGTIEYMAPEILMRSGHNRAVDWWSLGALMYDMLTGAPPFTGENRKKTIDKILKCKLNLPPYLTQEARDLLKKLLKRNASMRLGAGPGDAAEVQAHAFFRHINWDDLLARKVEPPFRPFLQSADDVSQFDSKFTSQTPVDSPDDSTLSESANQIFLGFTYVAPSVLENVKEKFSFEPKVRSPRKFPGSPRTPVSPVKFARGDCWPRGPTLMGSSSLLSPASGEQQMDGSAVEQMDTSSSGASEASAPLPIRHPSGMNAGLYKKQAYPMNSKRPEHLRMNL; encoded by the exons ATGAAAGTTTTGAAGAAG GCCATGATCGTACGTAATGCTAAGGACACAGCACACACCAAAGCTGAGAGGAACATTCTGGAGGAGGTGAAGCATCCTTTCATTGTGGACCTTATCTATGCCTTCCAGACAGGTGGAAAGTTGTACCTCATTCTGGAGTATCTGAGTG GAGGAGAGCTGTTCATGCAACTGGAAAGAGAGGGCATCTTTATGGAAGACACAGCATG TTTTTACCTGGCTGAGATCTCGATGGCACTGGGTCACTTGCACCAGAAGGGCATCATCTACAGAGACCTGAAACCTGAGAACATCATGCTCAACAACAACG ggCATGTGAAGTTGACAGACTTTGGTCTATGCAAAGAGTCCATCCATGACGGAACAGTCACCCACACCTTCTGTGGAACTATTGAATACAT GGCTCCAGAGATCCTAATGAGGAGTGGACATAACCGGGCAGTGGACTGGTGGAGTCTGGGAGCTCTCATGTATGACATGCTAACAGGCGCA CCACCATTCACTGGGGAAAACCGAAAGAAGACAATTGACAAAATCTTGAAATGCAAACTTAATCTCCCACCTTACCTCACACAAGAAGCCAGGGACCTTCTGAAAAAG CTGCTGAAACGAAATGCCTCAATGAGACTCGGAGCTGGACCTGGTGATGCTGCTGAGGTCCAG GCTCACGCGTTCTTCCGACACATAAATTGGGATGACCTCCTTGCTCGCAAAGTAGAGCCTCCATTTAGACCTTTCCtg CAATCGGCTGATGACGTCAGCCAGTTTGACTCCAAGTTCACCAGCCAGACTCCAGTAGACAGCCCTGATGACTCCACACTCAGTGAAAGTGCCAATCAAATCTTCCTG GGTTTCACATATGTAGCCCCATCTGTGCTGGAAAACGTCAAAGAGAAGTTCTCGTTCGAACCAAAAGTCCGCTCACCACGGAAGTTCCCAGGAAGCCCAAGAACACCTGTGAG TCCGGTGAAGTTTGCGAGAGGAGACTGTTGGCCCAGAGGACCCACGCTGATGGGCAGCTCATCCCTGCTGTCACCAGCCTCTGGAGAGCAACAGATGGACGGTTCCGCTGTGGAGCAAATGGACACGAGCAGCAGCGGCGCCTCCGAGGCCTCTGCACCACTTCCCATCAGGCACCCTTCAGGCATGAATGCTGGGCTTTACAAGAAGCAGGCCTACCCCATGAACTCCAAGCGACCTGAACATCTACGCATGAATCTATGA